Proteins found in one Drosophila innubila isolate TH190305 chromosome X, UK_Dinn_1.0, whole genome shotgun sequence genomic segment:
- the LOC117794012 gene encoding uncharacterized protein LOC117794012 isoform X2, with product MFSAANGKIKLPPHDTDAAASSTLRCLLNGPFRDLHFNVSDHRLIPVHDVVFLDDIECNVKPLIYRPVLPETTLTAMPTPTSQPPPTIFTSRLKSAVAADSSDT from the exons ATGTTCTCCGCTGCCAATGGGAAAATTAAG ttgccgccTCACGACACGGATGCGGCCGCCTCGTCGACGCTGCGCTGCCTCCTAAATGGACCCTTTCGGGATCTACACTTTAATGTATCCGATCATCGGCTAATTCCAGTGCACGATGTCGTCTTCCTTGACGACATCGAATGCAATGTAAAGCCGCTCATCTACAGACCCGTGCTGCCAGAGACAACGTTGACAGCAATGCCAACGCCGACGTCGCAGCCGCCGCCAACGATTTTTACGTCGCGGCTGAAGTCAGCTGTAGCTGCCGATAGCAG CGATACGTGA
- the LOC117794012 gene encoding uncharacterized protein LOC117794012 isoform X1, with protein sequence MPERSISQRDVDEIEIESDEEDDELEQGVGLPVQPVRKRGGANSPEDNARRHGRGSSGNVNTTNGPTHRQRSRERERFGSGNAVQEAKFYDDDERRNSDDDDDNGSGDEDDIEMLDYDTLCIVWHRHSCG encoded by the exons ATGCCGGAGCGCAGCATAAGTCAACGTGATGTCGATGAAATTGAGATCGAAAGCGATGAAGAGGATGATGAGCTGGAACAGGGCGTCGGACTGCCCGTACAACCGGTGCGTAAGCGTGGCGGCGCCAATTCGCCGGAGGATAATGCCAGGCGtcatgggcgtggcagcagcggcaacgtTAACACCACCAATGGGCCAACTCATCGGCAGCGAAGCCGTGAAAGGGAACGCTTTGGCAGCGGTAATGCCGTCCAGGAGGCCAAATTCTATGACGATGATGAGCGTCGGAAtagtgatgatgatgatgacaatggAAGCGGCGATGAGGATGACATTGAAATGTTGGATTA CGATAC
- the LOC117794031 gene encoding protein enhancer of rudimentary yields MSHTILLVQPGARPETRTYCDYESVNECMEGVCKIYEEHLKRRNPNTPTITYDISQLFDFIDTLIDISCLVYQKSTNTYAPYNKDWIKEKIYVLLRQAAFSPNA; encoded by the coding sequence atgtCTCATACAATATTGTTAGTGCAGCCGGGAGCACGTCCAGAGACGCGAACATATTGCGATTATGAGAGCGTCAATGAGTGCATGGAGGGCGTCTGTAAAATCTATGAGGAGCATCTGAAGAGGCGTAATCCAAACACACCCACCATTACCTATGACATCAGTCAGCTGTTTGACTTCATCGATACACTTATTGATATTAGCTGTCTGGTCTATCAGAAGAGCACCAACACCTATGCGCCCTACAACAAGGATTGGATCAAGGAGAAGATCTATGTGCTGCTGCGTCAGGCGGCATTCAGTCCGAATGCCTAA